From a region of the Campylobacter anatolicus genome:
- a CDS encoding universal stress protein, with product MKYKKILFPIGAGDDIEPRIYGALKVAKWLKTHIEVMAFQLDPSIVYNMKMTLRGGVLFEEFLKSAKSELEEESKQNENLFKKICADLDIKISDEYEEGICTAKFTTHRGKRSAIVKEKSKFCDMVIAAVPIDGRITGTFEAAVIKSGKNVIAIPRNLKEFSADNILVSWTDTSQSSRALTSSIGLLKRAKKVHCITSRVSLGDDTERNLQELEEYFKLHDIKATFDVIDTTSIPGEALLKAAKENKSDLIVAGRHGENGLIEMVLGGTSRFFLAHTDIPVFM from the coding sequence ATGAAGTATAAAAAGATCTTATTTCCAATTGGTGCAGGAGATGACATTGAGCCTAGAATTTATGGTGCTTTAAAAGTAGCAAAATGGCTAAAGACACACATCGAAGTTATGGCGTTTCAGCTTGATCCAAGTATAGTTTATAATATGAAGATGACGCTTCGTGGAGGTGTTTTGTTTGAGGAATTTTTAAAATCAGCCAAGTCTGAGCTAGAAGAAGAAAGCAAACAAAATGAAAATTTATTTAAAAAAATATGTGCCGATTTAGATATAAAGATTAGCGATGAGTATGAAGAGGGTATTTGCACGGCTAAATTTACAACTCATCGTGGCAAACGCAGTGCGATAGTCAAAGAGAAGTCAAAATTTTGCGATATGGTCATAGCTGCCGTGCCTATTGATGGACGTATAACAGGCACTTTTGAAGCAGCTGTAATAAAAAGTGGCAAAAATGTCATCGCTATACCAAGAAATTTGAAGGAATTTAGTGCCGATAACATACTTGTAAGCTGGACTGATACATCTCAAAGCTCACGTGCATTAACTAGTTCGATTGGTCTTTTAAAAAGAGCTAAAAAGGTGCATTGTATAACATCTCGTGTGAGCTTAGGTGACGATACAGAGAGAAATCTTCAAGAGCTTGAAGAGTATTTTAAGCTTCACGATATAAAGGCGACTTTCGATGTTATTGATACTACATCGATACCAGGAGAGGCATTACTAAAAGCAGCCAAAGAAAATAAATCAGACCTTATAGTGGCTGGAAGACATGGCGAAAATGGATTAATTGAGATGGTACTAGGTGGCACTTCTAGATTTTTTCTAGCTCACACAGATATACCTGTATTTATGTAA
- a CDS encoding F0F1 ATP synthase subunit C, translating into MKKIVFLTFALVAFAFGADGEMVKSYSLIAAGIGLGLAALGGAIGMGNTAAATISGTARNPGVGSKLMTTMFIALAMIEAQVIYALVITLIVLYANPMLG; encoded by the coding sequence ATGAAAAAAATCGTTTTTTTAACTTTCGCTCTTGTAGCATTCGCATTTGGTGCTGATGGCGAGATGGTAAAGTCTTATTCGCTTATCGCAGCTGGTATAGGTCTAGGTCTAGCAGCCCTTGGTGGTGCTATCGGTATGGGTAATACAGCAGCGGCTACTATCAGCGGAACAGCTAGAAACCCAGGTGTAGGCAGTAAACTTATGACTACGATGTTTATCGCACTTGCGATGATCGAAGCACAGGTTATCTACGCATTAGTTATAACACTTATTGTTTTATACGCAAACCCAATGCTTGGTTGA